A DNA window from Arachis hypogaea cultivar Tifrunner chromosome 18, arahy.Tifrunner.gnm2.J5K5, whole genome shotgun sequence contains the following coding sequences:
- the LOC140181375 gene encoding zinc finger BED domain-containing protein RICESLEEPER 2-like gives MSLGSQAIESSARSCSHGASMRNLTRGRSGKIPDWCGCGMRPVLRWFRTNANHERSFYRCPNYNVSSQCLLLLQCVTIGGLNVGFTPGVGTNFMTSAILEAVPEHAPCNGSTLAYPGSGDAFLLSSITAAVAAPRLAAIRGGKRALIHRAGPCNPPKKAGNMNSETVSNLVTTGVGSEAAPVEVDEPSSKRLRPATSGVWNFFKKLGPDKDGVERAECKGCKKVFKAGGKRYGTSTIKRHLDSCTQIKHEDIGQTIAELQLKMGSLKIDLGVARDMFAGYVVVGNKPFNMVDDRRFRNWVKYISPTLKLPSRNTVKADIVKKVDKKIFSITLDNASSNDTCVEHLKSTLDVHGSLLCGGEFFHVRCSAHILNLIVQDRMKICGDAVYKIRESIKFLRKSESRMVKFKECFEDIEGLEYTTALCLDVPTRWNSLYAMLASAIPYKKAFEMYKVKEAGFREYCPSSDEWRRTEKICDFLLPFYETTKLMSGISYPTSNLYFLQVWQIQLILMNSLKNDEVLIRNMGEKMMIKFKKYWEEYSVVLAFGAVLDPRFKLNTLVYCYNEIDPISAKDKVEHVKSKLYKLFEVYDQNSSTTVESSSQLSSNFSQATSSAIETQLIKIVGDLMSHNQEAEVKSGKNQLDIYLSEAILFCNDAIIDVLQWWKDNHHRFPTLSLMARDLLSIPITTVASKSAFSMSSHVLNKYRSRLLSNNVEAVICTRNWIRGYDNFEEDKDQEDITKGEGYSSGVGSNDVIDLYEDEDEN, from the exons ATGAGTTTAGGAAGCCAAGCTATAGAGAGTTCTGCACGATCATGTTCTCATGGGGCTTCCATGAGGAACCTTACTCGTGGGAGATCAGGAAAGATTCCTGATTGGTGTGGTTGTGGAATGCGTCCAGTGCTGCGATGGTTTAGGACGAATGCTAATCATGAGAGATCCTTTTATAGGTGTCCAAATTATAATGTAAGTTCTcagtgtcttcttcttcttcaatgtgtTACAATTG GAGGTTTGAATGTTGGCTTCACTCCTGGTGTAGGGACAAATTTCATGACTTCAGCCATCCTTGAAGCTGTTCCCGAACATGCTCCCTGCAATGGGTCAACACTTGCTTATCCTGGGTCTGGAGATGCTTTCCTCTTAAGTT CTATTACAGCTGCTGTAGCAGCTCCAAGGTTAGCTGcaattaggggtggcaaacgggccttaATCCACCGGGCCGGCCcgtgtaacccgccaaaaaaggcgg GAAATATGAATTCTGAAACTGTGAGTAACCTTGTTACTACTGGAGTTGGTTCTGAGGCTGCTCCGGTCGAGGTTGATGAACCTAGTTCGAAAAGGCTGAGACCAGCAACCTCCGGTGTTTGGAATTTTTTCAAAAAGCTTGGTCCAGATAAGGATGGAGTAGAACGTGCTGAGTGtaaaggatgcaagaaagtgtttAAAGCTGGAGGTAAGCGATATGGCACTTCTACTATAAAACGGCATCTTGATAGTTGTACTCAAATTAAGCATGAAGATATTGGTCAGACTATAGCAGAATTACAACTTAAAATGGGTTCACTTAAGATTGATTTAGGAGTGGCTAGAGATATGTTTGCTGGGTATGTAGTTGTTGGGAATAAGCCTTTTAATATGGTTGATGATAGGAGATTTAGAAATTGGGTGAAATATATTAGTCCAACTTTAAAACTTCCTTCTAGGAATACGGTTAAGGCTGACATAGTGAAA AAAgttgataaaaagattttttccaTTACTTTGGATAATGCTTCTTCTAATGATACTTGTGTTGAACACTTGAAAAGTACTTTGGATGTGCATGGTTCATTGTTGTGTGGTGGTGAATTCTTTCATGTTCGTTGCTCTGctcatattttaaatcttattgtCCAAGATAGAATGAAAATATGTGGTGATGCAGTGTATAAGATTAGAGAGTCTATTAAGTTTCTGAGAAAATCTGAAAGTCGAATGGTTAAGTTTAAAGAATGTTTTGAAgatattgagggacttgagtataCGACTGCATTATGTTTAGATGTTCCTACTAGGTGGAATTCACTTTATGCAATGCTTGCAAGTGCTATTCCTTATAAGAAAGCTTTTGAAATGTATAAAGTAAAAGAAGCTGGGTTTAGGGAGTATTGTCCTTCATCAGATGAGTGGAGAAGAACTGAAAAGATATGTGATTTCTTGTTACCATTTTACGAAACTACCAAGTTGATGTCTGGAATTTCTTACCCAACATCCAACTTGTATTTTTTACAAGTTTGGCAAATCCAGCTTATTTTAATGAATAGTTTGAAGAATGATGAAGTGCTTATAAGGAACATGGGAGAAAAAATGATGATTAAGTTCAAGAAATATTGGGAAGAATACAGTGTTGTTCTTGCATTTGGGGCAGTTCTTGATCCTAGATTTAAACTCAACACTTTGGTTTATTGCTATAATGAGATTGATCCTATTAGTGCTAAAGACAAAGTGGAGCATGTGAAGAGTAAGTTATACAAGCTTTTTGAGGTTTATGACCAAAATTCCTCTACAACTGTAGAGAGTTCTTCCCAACTTTCAAGTAATTTTTCTCAAGCAACATCTTCTGCAATTGAAACTCAGCTTATTAAAATTGTTGGT GATTTGATGTCCCATAATCAAGAAGCTGAAGTGAAAAGTGGAAAGAACCAACTGGATATTTATTTGAGTGAGGCAATATTATTTTGCAATGATGCAATCATTGATGTTTTGCAATGGTGGAAAGACAACCATCATCGTTTTCCAACACTATCACTAATGGCACGAGATTTGTTGAGCATTCCTATTACTACCGTGGCTTCAAAATCTGCATTTAGCATGAGTTCTCATGTTTTGAATAAGTATAGAAGTCGTTTGTTGTCAAATAATGTTGAAGCAGTGATTTGCACCAGAAATTGGATACGTGGATATGATAATTTTG AGGAAGATAAAGATCAAGAAGATATTACAAAAGGAGAAGGCTATTCTTCAGGAGTTGGTTCCAATGATGTTATTGACTtatatgaagatgaagatgaaaattaa